Proteins encoded within one genomic window of Solea senegalensis isolate Sse05_10M linkage group LG11, IFAPA_SoseM_1, whole genome shotgun sequence:
- the LOC122777362 gene encoding cytochrome P450 3A27-like, with protein MAFLPDFSIETWTLIVFLVALILAYGYAPYGHFKNLGIKGPKPLPFIGTFLGYAKGIQYFDMENFQKYGRMWGLYDGRMPLLAVMDTSMIKTILVKECYSVFTNRRDFGLNGPLRDAVSITEDEKWKRIRSVLSPSFTSGRLKEMYTIMLKHSDNMMRSLHKTVDSDDIIEVKEVFGPYSMDVVTSTAFSVDIDSINHPNDPFVTNIKKMVKFQFLNPLLLLIILFPFLSPLLEKMDLSFFPAETLKFFYSFLKMVKSDRKKDDHQNRVDFMQLMVNSQNAEDNANDESSQKGLNDDEILAQAMIFIFAGFETTSSTLSFLSYCLATNPDTQRTLQEEIDETFPNKAQPTYESLMQMEYLDMAVNESMRLYPVAGRLERMTKTSVEVNGVTIPKGTTVMVPIYALHRDPALWPEPEAFKPERFSKENKDNIDPYAFLPFGSGPRNCIGLRFAMLMMKLALVKVLQDFSFETCRETQIPMELGTDGFTSPKVPIKLKLVPRG; from the exons ATGGCGTTTCTCCCGGACTTTTCCATCGAGACGTGGACTTTAATCGTGTTTCTCGTTGCCCTCATCTTAGC ATATGGATATGCTCCGTATGGCCACTTCAAGAATCTAGGCATCAAAGGACCCAAGCCTCTGCCCTTCATTGGGACATTTCTGGGCTACGCCAAG GGCATCCAATACTTTGATATGGAGAACTTTCAGAAGTACGGCAGGATGTGGGG GCTGTATGACGGTCGAATGCCTCTCCTGGCTGTGATGGACACCAGTATGATCAAAACCATCCTGGTGAAGGAGTGTTATTCTGTCTTCACCAACAGACGG GATTTTGGCCTGAATGGACCTTTACGTGACGCTGTGTCAATCACAGAGGACGAGAAATGGAAGAGGATTCGCAGTGTGCTCTCTCCGTCATTCACCAGTGGCCGACTGAAAGAG ATGTACACAATCATGTTGAAGCACTCGGATAACATGATGAGGAGTCTTCAcaagacagtggacagtgatgATATCATAGAGGTGAAAGA AGTATTTGGACCTTATAGTATGGATGTTGTGACCAGCACTGCTTTCAGCGTGGACATCGATTCCATCAATCATCCGAATGATCcttttgtgacaaacattaaGAAAATGGTCAAATTCCAATTTCTGAATCCTTTGTTATTGCTTATCA ttCTGTTTCCATTCTTGAGCCCACTTCTTGAGAAGATGGATTTGTCATTTTTCCCCGCTGAGACACTTAAATTTTTCTACAGCTTTCTGAAAATGGTCAAATCAGATCGGAAAAAGGACGACCACCAG AATCGAGTGGACTTCATGCAGTTGATGGTTAACTCTCAAAATGCAGAAGACAACGCAAACGACGAAAGTTCCCAAAAAG ggctgaatgatgatgaaatcCTTGCTCAGGCCATGATATTCATCTTTGCTGGTTTCGAAACCACCAGCAGCACGCTCAGCTTTTTATCCTATTGCCTGGCAACCAACCCCGACACCCAGAGGACCTTGCAAGAGGAGATTGACGAAACCTTCCCAAATAAG GCGCAGCCAACCTACGAAAGCCTGATGCAGATGGAGTACCTGGACATGGCGGTGAATGAGTCAATGAGGCTTTACCCTGTTGCTGGTCGCTTGGAGAGAATGACAAAGACATCTGTTGAAGTGAACGGCGTGACCATACCTAAGGGAACCACCGTCATGGTACCAATTTACGCTCTCCACCGTGACCCTGCCTTGTGGCCCGAGCCTGAGGCCTTCAAGCCTGAAAG GTTTAGCAAAGAGAACAAAGACAACATTGATCCTTACGCCTTCCTCCCCTTTGGATCCGGCCCGAGGAACTGTATTGGCTTGCGATTTGCTATGCTGATGATGAAGCTCGCTCTCGTGAAGGTCCTTCAGGACTTTAGCTTTGAGACCTGCAGGGAGACACAG ATTCCAATGGAGCTTGGAACCGACGGGTTTACTTCACCCAAGGTCCCCATTAAACTGAAGCTGGTGCCCAGAGGATAA